The Streptomyces sp. NBC_01689 genome includes a window with the following:
- a CDS encoding Rieske (2Fe-2S) protein, which produces MPGRRTVLRGAALAPVAGIALTACSGGGGGGAPSTPTAPVELGAESEIAEGGTKLYRDGNVVVSRGGDGTLKAFSTICTHAGCAIDKLRGTTLVCPCHGSEFDAATGKVLRAPATEPLKELPVKAKDGKIVAGPGA; this is translated from the coding sequence ATGCCCGGCCGCCGTACCGTCCTGCGAGGAGCGGCTCTCGCCCCCGTCGCCGGGATCGCCCTCACCGCGTGCTCCGGCGGCGGAGGAGGCGGGGCTCCGTCGACCCCGACCGCGCCCGTCGAGCTGGGCGCCGAGAGCGAGATCGCCGAGGGCGGCACCAAGCTGTACCGGGACGGCAACGTCGTGGTCAGCCGCGGTGGCGACGGCACCCTGAAGGCCTTCAGCACGATCTGCACGCACGCGGGATGCGCCATCGACAAACTGCGGGGGACGACGCTCGTCTGCCCGTGCCACGGCAGCGAATTCGACGCGGCCACGGGCAAGGTGCTGCGCGCACCGGCCACGGAGCCGCTGAAGGAACTGCCCGTGAAGGCGAAGGACGGGAAGATCGTCGCGGGGCCCGGCGCCTGA
- the uvrC gene encoding excinuclease ABC subunit UvrC: protein MADPSSYRPKPGQIPDSPGVYKFRDEHRRVIYVGKAKSLRQRLASYFQDLTNLHPRTRTMVTTAASVEWTVVSTEVEALQLEYSWIKEFDPRFNVKYRDDKSYPYLAVTMNEEFPRVQVMRGHKRKGVRYFGPYGHAWAIRDTVDLLLRVFPVRTCSAGVFKNAARTGRPCLLGYIGKCSAPCVGRVTPEEHRELAEEFSDFMAGRTGTYIRRLEQRMTDAAEEMEYERAARLRDDIEALKKAMEKNAVVLADATDADLMAVAEDELEAAVQIFHVRGGRVRGQRGWVTDKVEAVTTGDLVEHALQQLYGEETGDTVPKEVLVPALPDPVEPVQEWLTERRGSNVSLRIPQRGDKKALMETVQRNALQALALHKTKRASDLTTRSRALEEIAEALGLDSAPLRIECYDISHLQGDDVVASMVVFEDGLQRKGEYRRFQIKGFAGQDDVRSMHEVITRRFRRYLAEKERTGEWTDGEAEGAGDGEHSFTEEDGRPKRFAYPPQLVVVDGGRPQVAAARKALDELGIDDIAVCGLAKRLEEVWLPDDDDPVVLPRSSEGLYLLQRVRDEAHRFAITYQRAKRAKRFRASPLDDVPGLGETRKQALIKHFGSVKKLRSATIDQICEIPGIGRKTAEAIAVALAQAAPAAPAVNTATGEIMEDEEPGTAPDSPEEPVTAGTSYERRGQET, encoded by the coding sequence ATGGCCGACCCCTCCAGCTACCGCCCCAAGCCGGGACAGATCCCGGACTCTCCAGGGGTGTACAAGTTCCGCGACGAGCACCGCCGGGTGATCTACGTCGGGAAGGCGAAGAGCCTGCGCCAGCGCCTGGCCAGTTACTTCCAGGACCTGACGAACCTCCACCCGCGCACCCGGACCATGGTCACCACTGCGGCCTCCGTGGAGTGGACGGTGGTGTCCACGGAGGTCGAGGCGCTGCAGCTGGAGTACTCCTGGATCAAGGAGTTCGACCCCCGGTTCAACGTCAAGTACCGCGACGACAAGAGCTACCCGTACCTCGCGGTGACCATGAACGAGGAGTTCCCGCGCGTCCAGGTGATGCGCGGCCACAAGCGCAAGGGTGTGCGCTATTTCGGGCCGTACGGGCACGCTTGGGCGATCCGCGACACCGTGGACCTGCTGCTGCGCGTCTTCCCCGTCCGCACCTGCTCGGCCGGTGTGTTCAAGAACGCGGCCCGCACCGGACGGCCCTGCCTCCTCGGGTACATCGGCAAGTGCTCGGCCCCCTGCGTCGGGCGCGTCACCCCCGAGGAGCACCGCGAACTGGCCGAGGAGTTCAGCGACTTCATGGCCGGCCGCACGGGCACGTACATCCGCCGCCTTGAGCAGCGGATGACGGACGCGGCCGAGGAGATGGAGTACGAGCGGGCGGCCCGTCTGCGCGACGACATCGAGGCCCTGAAGAAGGCCATGGAGAAGAACGCGGTCGTCCTAGCCGACGCGACCGACGCCGATCTGATGGCCGTGGCCGAGGACGAGCTGGAAGCCGCCGTGCAGATCTTCCACGTACGCGGCGGCCGGGTGCGCGGACAGCGCGGCTGGGTCACCGACAAGGTGGAGGCCGTCACCACCGGTGACCTGGTCGAGCATGCGCTCCAGCAGCTCTACGGGGAGGAGACGGGCGACACCGTCCCCAAGGAGGTGCTCGTCCCGGCGCTGCCCGACCCCGTGGAGCCCGTCCAGGAGTGGCTCACCGAGCGCCGTGGGTCGAACGTGTCCCTGCGCATCCCCCAGCGCGGCGACAAGAAGGCGCTGATGGAGACCGTGCAGCGCAACGCGCTCCAGGCGCTCGCCCTGCACAAGACCAAGCGCGCCTCCGACCTCACCACCCGCTCCCGGGCGCTGGAGGAGATCGCCGAGGCCCTCGGCCTGGACAGCGCGCCGCTGCGGATCGAGTGCTACGACATCTCGCACCTCCAGGGCGACGACGTGGTGGCGTCGATGGTGGTCTTCGAGGACGGACTGCAGCGCAAGGGCGAGTACCGCCGCTTCCAGATCAAGGGCTTCGCCGGCCAGGACGACGTCCGGTCCATGCACGAGGTGATCACCCGCCGCTTCCGGCGCTACCTGGCCGAGAAGGAGCGGACCGGCGAGTGGACGGACGGCGAGGCCGAGGGCGCGGGCGACGGGGAGCACTCCTTCACCGAGGAGGACGGCCGCCCCAAGCGCTTCGCCTACCCCCCGCAGCTGGTCGTCGTCGACGGCGGCCGGCCGCAGGTCGCGGCCGCCCGGAAGGCCCTCGACGAGCTGGGCATCGACGACATCGCCGTCTGCGGCCTGGCCAAGCGGCTGGAGGAGGTCTGGCTGCCGGACGACGACGACCCGGTGGTCCTGCCGCGCTCCAGCGAGGGCCTGTACCTGCTCCAGCGCGTCCGTGACGAGGCCCACCGCTTCGCCATCACCTATCAGCGCGCCAAACGGGCCAAGCGCTTCAGGGCGAGCCCGCTGGACGACGTGCCGGGCCTCGGAGAGACACGCAAACAGGCGTTGATCAAGCACTTCGGTTCGGTGAAAAAGCTGCGATCCGCGACAATCGACCAGATCTGCGAGATTCCCGGCATAGGCCGCAAGACGGCCGAGGCGATCGCCGTGGCCCTCGCCCAGGCGGCACCGGCCGCACCCGCCGTGAACACGGCGACTGGAGAGATCATGGAAGACGAGGAGCCCGGGACGGCGCCGGACTCCCCGGAGGAGCCCGTGACCGCGGGCACCTCGTACGAGCGACGGGGGCAGGAGACATGA
- the rapZ gene encoding RNase adapter RapZ — protein sequence MSDNGRQDRQEDAPQGTDETQGTQDDTTMDTAVTPEAAIPELVIISGMSGAGRSTAAKCLEDLGWFVVDNLPPALIPTMVELGARSQGNVARIAVVVDVRGRRFFDNLRESLADLESKHVTRRIVFLESSDEALVRRFESVRRPHPLQGDGRIVDGIDAERELLRELRGDADLVIDTSSLNVHELRAKMDAQFAGEEEPELRATVMSFGFKYGLPVDADLVVDMRFLPNPHWVPELRPYTGLNEEVAAYVFNQPGAKEFLDRYAELLQLIAAGYRREGKRYVTIAVGCTGGKHRSVATSEKLAARLVSQGVETVVVHRDMGRE from the coding sequence ATGAGCGACAACGGACGACAGGACCGACAAGAGGACGCCCCGCAGGGCACCGACGAGACACAGGGAACGCAGGACGACACGACGATGGACACGGCCGTGACACCCGAAGCCGCCATCCCCGAACTGGTGATCATCTCCGGCATGTCCGGGGCGGGCCGCTCGACGGCCGCCAAGTGCCTGGAGGACCTCGGCTGGTTCGTCGTGGACAACCTGCCGCCCGCGCTGATCCCCACCATGGTGGAGCTCGGCGCCCGCTCCCAGGGCAACGTGGCCCGGATCGCGGTCGTCGTCGACGTACGCGGCCGGCGCTTCTTCGACAATCTTCGTGAGTCCCTCGCCGACCTGGAGTCGAAGCACGTCACCCGGCGCATCGTCTTCCTGGAGTCCTCCGACGAGGCCCTGGTGCGCCGCTTCGAGTCGGTGCGCCGCCCGCACCCCCTCCAGGGCGACGGCCGCATCGTCGACGGCATCGACGCCGAACGCGAACTGCTGCGCGAGCTGCGCGGCGACGCCGACCTGGTCATCGACACCTCCAGCCTCAACGTGCACGAGCTGCGCGCCAAGATGGACGCCCAGTTCGCGGGCGAGGAGGAGCCCGAGCTGCGGGCCACCGTCATGTCCTTCGGCTTCAAGTACGGCCTCCCCGTGGACGCCGACCTGGTCGTGGACATGCGCTTCCTGCCGAACCCCCACTGGGTCCCCGAGCTGCGCCCCTACACCGGCCTCAACGAGGAGGTCGCCGCCTACGTCTTCAACCAGCCCGGCGCCAAGGAGTTCCTCGACCGGTACGCCGAACTGCTCCAGCTGATCGCCGCCGGCTACCGCCGCGAGGGCAAGCGGTACGTGACGATCGCGGTCGGCTGCACCGGCGGCAAGCACCGCTCCGTCGCCACCTCCGAGAAGCTCGCCGCCCGCCTCGTCTCGCAGGGCGTGGAGACCGTGGTCGTCCACCGGGACATGGGCCGCGAATGA
- a CDS encoding gluconeogenesis factor YvcK family protein, whose translation MTGRAALRLSRLRRITAEEQGGRAAETRGARPRRRGAQPKVVALGGGMGLSASLAALRRITGDLTAVVTVADDGGSSGRLRDELGVLPPGDLRKALAALCGDDDWGQTWARVIQHRFQSRGDLHEHAVGNLLIVALWEQLGDHVQALDLVGRLLGAHGRVLPMSAVPLELQALVKGHRPERPDEVETVRGQATVALTPGEVQSVHVVPHDPPAVPEAVAAVLDADWVVLGPGSWFSSVIPHLLVPELLDALTQTKARRVLSLNLAPQPGETEGFSPQRHLEVLGRHAPKLALDVVLADEAAVPDRDSLTDAAKRLGAAVELAPVARTDGSPRHDPELLAAAYDRIFRMHGRIGPWR comes from the coding sequence ATGACAGGACGTGCCGCGCTGCGGCTGAGCAGGCTGCGGAGGATCACCGCGGAGGAACAGGGCGGCAGGGCCGCCGAGACACGTGGCGCCCGGCCGCGCCGTCGCGGTGCCCAGCCCAAGGTCGTCGCCCTCGGCGGCGGCATGGGCCTGTCCGCCTCGCTCGCCGCGCTGCGCCGGATCACCGGCGATCTCACCGCCGTCGTCACCGTGGCCGACGACGGCGGCTCCAGCGGCCGCCTCCGTGACGAGCTGGGCGTGCTGCCCCCCGGCGATCTGCGCAAGGCCCTGGCCGCGCTGTGCGGCGACGACGACTGGGGCCAGACCTGGGCCCGGGTCATCCAGCACCGTTTCCAGTCCAGGGGAGACCTGCACGAACACGCGGTCGGCAATCTGCTGATCGTCGCCCTGTGGGAGCAGCTCGGCGACCACGTCCAGGCCCTGGACCTGGTCGGCAGGCTGCTGGGCGCGCACGGCCGGGTGCTGCCCATGTCCGCCGTACCCCTGGAGCTGCAGGCCCTGGTCAAGGGCCACCGGCCGGAGCGGCCCGACGAGGTGGAGACGGTCCGGGGGCAGGCCACCGTGGCCCTCACCCCCGGTGAGGTGCAGTCCGTGCACGTCGTACCGCACGACCCGCCGGCCGTCCCCGAGGCCGTGGCTGCCGTCCTCGACGCGGACTGGGTGGTGCTGGGGCCGGGCTCCTGGTTCTCCTCGGTGATTCCGCACCTTCTCGTTCCCGAGCTGCTGGATGCCCTCACGCAGACCAAGGCCCGCCGGGTACTCTCCCTGAACCTCGCCCCGCAGCCCGGAGAAACCGAGGGCTTCTCTCCGCAGCGTCATTTGGAGGTTTTGGGACGACACGCCCCTAAACTCGCCCTGGACGTGGTGCTGGCCGACGAGGCCGCCGTGCCCGACCGCGACTCACTGACCGACGCCGCCAAGCGGCTCGGCGCCGCGGTCGAGCTGGCGCCGGTGGCCCGGACCGACGGATCTCCGCGGCACGACCCGGAGCTGTTGGCCGCCGCGTACGACCGTATTTTTCGGATGCATGGAAGGATCGGCCCATGGCGATGA
- the whiA gene encoding DNA-binding protein WhiA — MAMTAAVKDEISRLPVTRTCCRKAEVSAILRFAGGLHLVSGRIVIEAELDTAMAARRLKRDILEIFGHSSELIVMAPGGLRRGSRYVVRVVAGGDQLARQTGLVDGRGRPIRGLPPQVVSGATCDAEAAWRGAFLAHGSLTEPGRSSSLEVTCPGPEAALALVGAARRLSIAAKAREVRGVDRVVVRDGDAIGALLTRLGAHESVLAWEERRMRREVRATANRLANFDDANLRRSARAAVAAGARVQRALEILADEVPEHLAAAGRLRMEHKQASLEELGALADPPLTKDAVAGRIRRLLAMADKRAQDLGIPGTESNLTEEMADNLAV; from the coding sequence ATGGCGATGACGGCAGCGGTGAAGGATGAGATCTCCCGGCTACCCGTCACCCGGACCTGCTGCAGAAAGGCGGAGGTCTCCGCCATTCTGCGGTTCGCGGGCGGCCTTCACCTGGTGAGCGGCCGGATCGTGATCGAGGCGGAGCTCGACACCGCGATGGCGGCACGCCGGCTGAAGCGGGACATCCTGGAGATCTTCGGCCACAGTTCCGAACTGATCGTGATGGCGCCCGGCGGCCTGCGCCGCGGTTCCCGCTATGTCGTGCGCGTGGTGGCGGGCGGTGACCAGCTGGCCCGCCAGACGGGGCTCGTGGACGGCCGTGGACGCCCGATCAGGGGCCTTCCGCCGCAGGTGGTCTCGGGGGCCACCTGCGACGCCGAGGCGGCCTGGCGGGGTGCCTTCCTGGCACACGGCTCGCTGACCGAGCCGGGCCGCTCCTCCTCGCTGGAGGTGACCTGCCCCGGCCCGGAGGCCGCGCTCGCGCTGGTCGGCGCCGCCCGCAGGCTGTCCATCGCGGCGAAGGCCCGCGAGGTGCGCGGCGTGGACCGGGTGGTCGTACGGGACGGGGACGCGATCGGCGCGCTGCTGACCCGCCTCGGCGCCCACGAGTCCGTGCTGGCCTGGGAGGAGCGGCGGATGCGCCGCGAGGTCCGGGCCACGGCCAACCGGCTCGCCAACTTCGACGACGCCAACCTGCGCCGCTCCGCCCGCGCGGCCGTCGCCGCCGGTGCGCGGGTGCAGCGCGCCCTGGAGATCCTCGCCGACGAGGTGCCGGAACACCTCGCCGCAGCCGGGCGCCTGCGCATGGAGCACAAGCAGGCATCCCTGGAGGAGCTCGGCGCGCTCGCCGACCCGCCGCTGACCAAGGACGCCGTCGCCGGCCGTATCCGGCGGCTGCTGGCCATGGCCGACAAGCGGGCCCAGGACCTGGGGATCCCGGGTACGGAGTCCAACCTCACCGAGGAGATGGCGGACAACCTCGCGGTCTGA
- a CDS encoding M14 family metallopeptidase: MRRRARAILAAGALLLGGAGMAPIAQAQSGSSPKPDANAVKVFHAEVTKQQIPLLLAAGQDGHELGDRTEKNGKSAVEVYLTDRQARKLEKQGVDLTEHTLSARTEARVEDAAQGVFRPYSGKGNLQEEIVRTGAAHPDLTKVVSIGKTLKGQDILALKLTKGAKKTKDGSKPSVLYVSNQHAREWITPEMTRRLMHYYLDNYSTDKRVKKIVDSTELWFVLSANPDGYDYTFQGEDERQWRKNLRDVNGDGVISTGDGVDLNRNFGYKWGYDDEGSSPNPTSETYRGASPNSEPETRALDAFEKRIGFTYGINYHSAAELLLYGVGWQVATPTPDDVLYKSLAGTPENSAIPGYHPQVSSELYTTNGEADGHAGNVNGMAMFTPEMSTCQTASNLDPNDAWNAADCASVFTFPDDEKLIEQEFEKNVPFALSVAETAAHPDQPSSSVGIDAPDFTPATFTTSYARGADQEVSVVVRKSVRHKELKYRVDGGRTRDAALRTWRGGETYGGADNLYFDEYRAKVEDAGRGAKVEVWFTGETRSGKKTSSPHFTYTVADRPVADTLVVAEEGAAATQAQAYVDALKANGKKPLVWDVATLGAPDALGVLDHFRTVVHYTGAARPANATQLQLRAFLNDGGKLIEAGEQAGGNVDLGGGNLSNDFSQYYLGAYSRTSTAGANGFTGSGRLAGFTGALGDAPGNPLNTAGTYGVTSDSLPAAQYPQFASSAGAGQFAGTVNPYGPYAGSSMAAAVHTDDAYKRLTRTIDLTHVSAADKPALRTQLLWDTEPGYDHAVVEIHTTGADDWTTLPEAGGATSNEPPTECEAGFLVHEHPWLKHYLTVNASGCAATGTSGSWNSFTGASSGWQQVAFDLSAYAGKSVEVSLSYVTDPSSGGHGVLADDTSLVVAGAATETEGFETSLGPWSVAGPPPGSPAVLKDWARYGELFKTYGGITTGDTVLLGFGLEHVTTAADRTALMRKALTALKS, translated from the coding sequence ATGAGACGAAGAGCGAGAGCGATCCTCGCTGCGGGCGCACTCCTGCTGGGCGGCGCGGGCATGGCGCCCATCGCCCAGGCGCAGAGCGGGAGTTCGCCGAAACCCGACGCGAACGCCGTGAAGGTGTTCCACGCGGAGGTCACGAAGCAGCAGATACCCCTGCTGCTCGCGGCCGGGCAGGACGGCCACGAACTCGGCGACCGGACCGAGAAGAACGGCAAGAGCGCGGTCGAGGTCTATCTGACCGACCGGCAGGCCCGGAAGCTGGAGAAGCAGGGCGTCGACCTCACCGAGCACACGCTTTCGGCCAGGACCGAGGCGCGTGTCGAGGACGCGGCCCAGGGCGTGTTCCGGCCGTACAGCGGAAAGGGCAATCTCCAGGAGGAGATCGTCAGGACCGGCGCGGCCCACCCCGACCTCACCAAGGTCGTCTCCATCGGCAAGACCCTCAAGGGCCAGGACATCCTCGCGCTGAAGCTCACCAAGGGCGCGAAGAAGACGAAGGACGGCTCCAAGCCGTCCGTCCTGTACGTGTCCAACCAGCACGCGCGCGAGTGGATCACGCCCGAGATGACCCGGCGCCTGATGCACTATTACCTGGACAACTACTCCACGGACAAGCGCGTCAAGAAGATAGTCGACTCGACCGAACTGTGGTTCGTGCTGTCGGCCAACCCGGACGGCTACGACTACACGTTCCAGGGCGAGGACGAGCGCCAGTGGCGCAAGAACCTGCGGGACGTGAACGGCGACGGCGTCATCTCCACCGGTGACGGCGTCGACCTCAACCGCAACTTCGGCTACAAGTGGGGCTACGACGACGAGGGTTCGTCCCCCAACCCCACCAGCGAGACCTACCGCGGCGCGAGCCCGAACTCCGAGCCGGAGACCAGGGCCCTCGACGCCTTCGAGAAGCGCATCGGCTTCACGTACGGCATCAACTACCACTCCGCCGCCGAACTGCTCCTCTACGGAGTGGGCTGGCAGGTGGCGACGCCGACCCCGGACGACGTGCTCTACAAGTCGCTCGCCGGAACCCCGGAGAACTCGGCCATCCCCGGCTACCACCCGCAGGTCTCCTCGGAGCTCTACACCACCAACGGCGAGGCGGACGGCCACGCGGGCAACGTCAACGGCATGGCGATGTTCACCCCCGAGATGTCGACCTGTCAGACCGCGTCGAACCTCGACCCGAACGACGCCTGGAACGCGGCGGACTGCGCCTCGGTCTTCACCTTCCCCGACGACGAGAAGCTGATCGAGCAGGAGTTCGAGAAGAACGTCCCGTTCGCGCTCTCCGTCGCCGAGACCGCAGCCCACCCCGACCAGCCCTCGTCCTCCGTCGGCATCGACGCGCCCGACTTCACCCCGGCGACCTTCACCACGTCCTACGCCCGCGGCGCGGACCAGGAGGTCTCCGTCGTCGTCCGCAAGTCCGTACGCCACAAGGAACTCAAGTACCGCGTCGACGGCGGCCGGACCCGGGACGCGGCGCTCAGGACCTGGCGGGGCGGTGAGACCTACGGCGGCGCCGACAACCTCTACTTCGACGAGTACCGCGCCAAGGTCGAGGACGCCGGCCGGGGCGCCAAGGTCGAGGTCTGGTTCACCGGCGAGACCAGGAGCGGCAAGAAGACCTCAAGTCCGCACTTCACCTACACCGTGGCCGACCGGCCCGTCGCCGACACCCTCGTCGTCGCCGAGGAGGGCGCGGCCGCCACGCAGGCCCAGGCGTACGTCGACGCGCTGAAGGCCAACGGGAAGAAGCCCCTCGTCTGGGACGTGGCCACCCTCGGCGCGCCCGACGCGCTCGGCGTGCTCGACCACTTCAGGACGGTCGTCCACTACACCGGGGCCGCGCGCCCCGCGAACGCCACCCAGCTCCAGCTCCGCGCCTTCCTCAACGACGGCGGAAAGCTGATCGAGGCGGGCGAACAGGCCGGCGGCAACGTCGACCTCGGCGGAGGCAACCTCTCCAACGACTTCAGCCAGTACTACCTCGGCGCCTACTCCCGCACCTCCACCGCGGGAGCCAACGGCTTCACCGGCTCCGGCCGGCTCGCCGGCTTCACGGGGGCCCTCGGGGACGCTCCCGGCAACCCGCTGAACACCGCGGGCACCTACGGCGTCACCTCGGACTCGCTGCCCGCGGCCCAGTACCCGCAGTTCGCGTCCAGCGCGGGCGCCGGACAGTTCGCCGGCACCGTCAACCCCTACGGGCCCTACGCCGGCTCGTCGATGGCCGCCGCGGTGCACACCGACGACGCGTACAAGCGCCTCACCCGCACCATCGACCTCACCCACGTCAGCGCCGCCGACAAGCCGGCGCTGCGCACCCAGCTCCTGTGGGACACCGAGCCCGGCTACGACCACGCCGTGGTCGAGATCCACACCACCGGGGCCGACGACTGGACGACGCTGCCCGAAGCGGGCGGCGCCACCAGCAACGAGCCGCCCACGGAGTGCGAGGCCGGATTCCTGGTCCACGAGCACCCGTGGCTCAAGCACTATCTGACCGTCAACGCCTCCGGCTGCGCCGCCACCGGCACCAGCGGGTCCTGGAACAGCTTCACCGGCGCCTCCAGCGGCTGGCAGCAGGTCGCCTTCGACCTGAGCGCGTACGCCGGGAAGTCGGTGGAGGTGTCCCTGAGCTACGTCACCGACCCGAGCAGCGGCGGGCACGGCGTCCTCGCGGACGACACCTCCCTCGTCGTCGCCGGGGCGGCCACCGAGACGGAGGGCTTCGAGACCTCCCTCGGCCCCTGGAGCGTCGCCGGACCGCCCCCGGGCAGCCCGGCCGTCCTCAAGGACTGGGCGCGCTACGGAGAGTTGTTCAAGACGTACGGAGGGATCACCACCGGGGACACCGTGCTCCTCGGCTTCGGCCTGGAGCACGTCACCACGGCGGCCGACCGCACGGCCCTGATGAGGAAGGCGCTCACCGCTCTGAAGAGCTGA